One window of the Babesia microti strain RI chromosome IV, complete genome genome contains the following:
- a CDS encoding mediator complex subunit 31, putative (overlaps_old_locusTagID:BBM_III05665) has translation MSNDEPNIEFEESEFESKLRLESEIEFLQSLTDPRYLHYLSKEGYFLQNEFLNYLKYLRYLLKEPYIKHLRFPTSIAILNILEDEDFRMSMLKESCVQALCDQLDYHWLNFAYDRL, from the coding sequence ATGTCAAATGATGAACCAAATATTGAGTTTGAAGAAAGTGAATTTGAATCTAAATTGCGCCTTGAATCGGAGATTGAATTTTTGCAAAGTCTAACCGATCCTAGATACCTACATTACTTATCCAAAGAAGGGTATTTCCttcaaaatgaatttttaaactACCTAAAATACCTTCGTTATTTACTAAAAGAACCTTATATTAAACATCTCCGTTTTCCTACTTCTATTGCTATTCTTAACATTTTGGAGGATGAAGATTTCAGGATGTCTATGTTAAAAGAATCTTGTGTACAAGCGCTTTGTGATCAATTGGATTATCATTGGttaaattttgcatatGATCGACTTTAA
- a CDS encoding rRNA-processing protein UTP23 homolog (overlaps_old_locusTagID:BBM_III05645), which produces MKISRKKRCKKSISIYKHLFNIKPPYKVLVDRSLTSDALDNKIYLKEQIPILLNDKSYLYSTRCVLNGLQQKNQQNLVSSAIRRYRMHKCNHDDTHITPNDCILSTIGNGNSEGFIVATNDQRLIIKLRQRGVPVIRLVKNVLVLDKPSRYILSQKTHVDRLKLLNEVKQQSMEIKVKKRKKKEPNPLSCLKKKKKTVSKIKKVSSDGGGKRRRFKKIKLNTEDSFKSTM; this is translated from the exons ATGAAGATATCTAGGAAAAAACGttgtaaaaaatcaatttcaatttacaAACACTTGTTTAACATCAAGCCTCCTTACAAGGTTTTAG TTGACCGATCATTGACTTCTGATGCCCtggataataaaatatatcttAAGGAACAAATAccaattttgttaaatgaCAAATCCTATTTAT ATTCTACTCGGTGCGTTCTGAATGGTTTGCAACAGAaaaatcaacaaaatcTTGTATCATCCGCCATTCGTAGATATAGAAT GCATAAATGTAACCATGATGATACCCATATCACTCCCAATGATTGCATACTAAGCACTATTGGCAATGGAAATTCCGAAGGGTTTATTGTTGCCACTAATGACCAAAGactaattataaaattgag GCAAAGGGGCGTACCTGTTATTAGGCTTGTGAAAAATGTATTGGTTTTAGACAAGCCTTCAAGATATATACTATCGCAAAAGACGCATGTTGACAGGCTCAAATTGCTTAATGAAGTAAAACAACAATCTATGGAAATTAAGGTTAAGAAAAGGAAGAAAAAAGAACCAAATCCACTTAGTTGTTTGAAAAAAAAGAAGAAAACTGTTTCGAAAATTAAAAAAGTTAGTAGCGATGGGGGGGGTAAACGAAGAagattcaaaaaaataaaattaaacactGAAGATAGCTTTAAATCAACtatgtaa
- a CDS encoding hypothetical protein (overlaps_old_locusTagID:BBM_III05685) — translation MHNFDLNSHDCSYDFYDILNVTKSASHDEIRFNYLELSKLWHPDKRKSPLSIDSSDSMYVDESPFLKIKTAYTILSDPVLRKLYDKYGHKATEIAQSVYTENASTRRQHADQGDTICDKAFWDESLDHDSYSVVDHNKTSKSDDMKDNVNNRVRDLLRNQFHQSLLNSPISFFTDSTLGLKYNSLYIDDQDRFLRRPYLTFNKSILTGNLNIALTDKSSTQIGYELRNDDNHCTNVITAFFNRKIWGFLCRVGFQTYDPSTFGKKCLYISRNVSPLYYFSQFISIEGDLYNSRTYFSKQLTKNQKVELAYGVNEDSGISYKYKQFGSYNIEYMFNVTLTTTDLTSYLRAKYRNDSSSKLTLGYKGTYSYLKGLIFEYYIRFYTFVETMHKFKIEYRLSWKPGYVGILCKIGLANSRIQVPIELFSMPDNVNYSIHLASIIALSSMISPVLYHYAKNFIAEKFGYNKNDKNYYFFDGLDELLNFDYLTEFDTTGMFDSAYEHEGINLNVIRARNECFELFPVAKKVAFSENAINGLVIKYAFYGHPTYVKKLSSLADKTCICADWSTNHIFGVIMGPLLFDTESPMKLKLISDDSSLSNIYKSDVFCESVDISNVATNDYNESSPKNKLFFDLTNEDMILCKQLVIDVTSALQTRVKSSLIAISSFSKSHLIGFANPCNDDTKCILIVRYTKNRKDITVQINDDEYLLI, via the exons ATGcataattttgatttaaaCAGTCATGATTGCAGCTATGATTTTTATGACATTCTCAATGTTACAAAATCA GCTTCACATGATGAAATTCGGTTTAATTATCTagaattatcaaaattatggCATCCAGATAAGAGAAAATCGCCATTATCTATTGATTCTAGTGATTCAATGTATGTGGATGAATCGCCTTTCCTTAAAATAAAGACAGCTTATACAATTCTTAGTGACCCTGTGCTTAGGAAGTTATATG ataaatatggCCACAAAGCAACTGAAATAGCCCAATCTGTTTATACAGAAAATGCTTCAACTAGACGGCAGCATGCAGATCAAGGAGATACCATCTGTGATAAAGCTTTTTGGGATGAATCTCTAGATCATGATTCTTACTCAGTTGTGGATCACAACAAAACTTCTAAATCGGATGATATGAAAGACAATGTTAACAATAGGGTTAGGGATTTGTTGCGCAATCAGTTTCATCAATCGCTACTAAATTCGCCTATTTCATTCTTTACTGATTCAACCCTTGGCCTAAAATACAACTCCCTTTATATTGATGATCAGGATAGGTTTTTAAGGCGGCCATATCTCACATTTAACAAATCTATTCTGACTGGAAACCTAAATATCGCATTAACTGATAAATCATCCACTCAAATAGGCTATGAATTGAGGAATGATGATAACCACTGTACTAATGTAATTACTGCTTTTTTCAATCGAAAAATTTGGGGTTTCCTATGTAGGGTTGGCTTTCAAACATATGACCCATCTACATTTGGCAAAAAGTGTCTATATATTTCCAGAAATGTTTCACCTCTCTATTACTTCTCACAATTTATATCTATTGAAGGGGATCTTTATAATAGTAGAACATATTTCAGTAAACAACTGACAAAGAATCAAAAAGTGGAACTTGCATATGGTGTGAATGAAGATTCGGGTATTTCGTATAAATATAAGCAATTTGGTTCTTACAATATAGAATATATGTTCAACGTCACGCTTACCACTACAGATTTAACATCCTATTTACGGGCTAAATACCGCAATGATTCCAGTTCTAAGCTTACTTTGGGATATAAGGGTACTTATTCTTATCTAAAGGgtttaatttttgaatattacATCAGATTTTATACATTCGTTGAAACAATGCACAAGTTTAAGATTGAATATCGTTTGTCATGGAAACCGGGTTATGTTGGTATTTTGTGTAAGATTGGCCTCGCTAACTCCAGGATACAAGTACCTATcgaattattttcaatgccagataatgtaaattattcaatCCATTTGGCTTCTATAATAGCTTTATCATCCATGATATCTCCTGTACTATATCATTatgccaaaaattttattgcGGAAAAATTTGGGTATAACAAGAATGATAAGAATTACTATTTTTTTGACGGGTTAGATGAGTTgctaaattttgattatttaacaGAATTTGATACAACTGGCATGTTTGATTCCGCATATGAACATGAaggtataaatttaaacgTTATAAGGGCTAGAAATGAGTGTTTTGAATTATTTCCAGTTGCTAAAAAGGTTGCTTTTTCTGAAAATGCTATTAATGGATTGGTTATAAAATATGCTTTCTATGGTCATCCAACCTACGTAAAAAAGCTATCATCATTGGCAGATAAGACTTGCATTTGTGCCGATTGGTCAACGAATCATATTTTTGGTGTAATAATGGGCCCATTGTTATTCGATACTGAATCTCCAATGAAACTTAAATTGATTAGTGATGATTCATCTCTGagtaatatatacaaatctGATGTATTTTGTGAATCAGTTGATATTTCCAATGTTGCTACTAATGATTACAATGAATCATCACcaaaaaacaaattattttttgactTAACAAATGAAGATATGATATTATGTAAACAGCTAGTAATTGACGTTACTAGTGCTTTACAGACCAGG gttaaATCTTCATTAATTgctatatcatcattttctaAGTCTCATTTGATTGGTTTTGCTAACCCTTGCAACGACGATACAAAATGTATACTTATAGTAAG gtataCTAAGAATAGGAAGGATATCACTGTGCAAATTAACGATGATGAGTATTTGCTCATCTGA
- a CDS encoding hypothetical protein (overlaps_old_locusTagID:BBM_III05660): protein MESDVSDVSLTKSDGSMDLSDVSELDSYESELEELNEFEREKILAERHAKNIRLKRLKQLFQSKSKNDKIKAHSESVKKSVIQQEKKSHELFGDDILHQLPSIDENELNIRKSQADTLLTGKIFQAARLSRKRLLHMLEHPRRMDYLLGAILKVFVSASRQIITTNNTFSAEPIASASPESVNKHVMCQIVTLNACDQYKVCEIIGCQHDANVTGIDNFIGSSKYVIHCVIMDDPYTNKLSASSTPIMVTLNDICDTPFNDIEIGKLKDFVIKTSSVETWYNKVKHIIKRLKEFTFTDDDVQTILKNKTSETSPSEGYNKRELIREIQACSNELDILSVSLRKIGTLPKREQDHLRNKFDATTKRKKELQSLLSDRRKTVESQMNDKISIDPSPFKSNKVYTFGIGGSIANRKSGMTTPMILSAAISSINNNSHTLDTEKSSNFSADNCKTTLNYNINDSKELINSFIYTLNNLSVNENIEDSNFILPNGYIKFDEYKKTLC, encoded by the exons atgGAATCAGATGTTTCTGATGTTTCCTTAACAAAATCAGATGGGTCGATGGACCTATCTGATGTATCTGAATTAGACAGTTACGAATCGGAATTGGAAGAATTGAACGAATTTGAAAgggaaaaaattttggctGAAAGGCATGCTAAAAACATTCGTTTGAAGCGATTGAAACAACTTTTCCAAtctaaatcaaaaaatgataaaattaaagcTCATTCTGAAAG TGTAAAAAAATCTGTGATTCAACAGGAGAAGAAGTCCCATGAGTTATTTGGTGATGATATCTTACATCAGCTTCCATCgattgatgaaaatgagCTTAACATTAGAAAATCTCAGGCTGATACTTTATTAACGggtaaaatatttcaagCAGCAAGACTTAGTAGGAAGAGACTATTACATATGCTTGAACACCCAAGGAGGATGGATTACTTATTAGGGGCTATACTAAAGGTATTTGTCTCCGCCAGTAGACAAATAATAACTACTAATAACACTTTCAGTGCCGAACCAATCGCATCAGCATCACCAGAATCAGTGAATAAACATGTAATGTGCCAAATTGTGACATTGAATGCTTGTGACCAATATAAGGTATGTGAAATTATTGGTTGCCAGCATGACGCTAATGTTACAGGAATTGACAACTTTATTGGTTCAtcaaaatatgttatacatTGTGTTATTATGGATGATCcctatacaaataaattatcagcATCATCAACGCCAATAATGGTGACGCTAAATGACATTTGTGACACTCcttttaatgatattgaaattggTAAACTTAAGGATTTTGTCATCAAAACTTCCAGCGTTGAAACATGGTATAACAAAGttaaacatataattaaacGGTTGAAAGAATTTACATTCACTGACGATGATGTACAaactatattaaaaaataagaCTAGTGAAACATCACCATCTGAAGGTTATAACAAACGGGAATTAATTAGGGAAATACAAGCTTGTTCCAAtgaattagatattttatcagtTTCACTAAGAAAAATAGGCACGTTACCGAAAAGAGAACAGGATCATTTAcgaaataaatttgatgcaACCACTAAGAGAAAGAAAGAATTGCAATCATTACTCTCTGACCGTAGGAAAACTGTTGAGTCTCAAAtgaatgataaaatatcgATTGACCCCAGTCCGTTTAAGTCAAACAAAGTATATACATTTGGCATTGGAGGAAGTATTGCAAATAGGAAAAGCGGAATGACCACACCTATGATTTTATCCGCagcaatttcatcaatcaACAATAATTCACATACACTTGACACAGAAAAATCATCTAATTTTTCAGCAGATAATTGCAAGACGACgctaaattataacattaatgATTCGAaagaattgattaattcattcatttacacattgaataatttgAGTGTTAATGAGAATATTGAGGAtagcaattttattttaccaaatgggtatataaaatttgatgaataCAAGAAAACACTTTGTTAA
- a CDS encoding EMG1/NEP1 methyltransferase (overlaps_old_locusTagID:BBM_III05655) encodes MTNNLELRRPINVILTNAHIYQLSHNNTDNTNRNGKRYFKIYKNGVNNNKYNIEDEEDTFSTEFRPDILFFSLLALQDSIVNMKKLLNVFIITNDKLVIRVSNIFRIPRTYNLFLKVINMLFNSENRILKASESDDILLEILPKPLSDYVTNGTNINITDEGFLVDLRKLLISKSDVINNISFTFYINAGPDMPYNIIADECKIDDYRNKKSLSIEEQKLIKLINGSESIVNDNENSVNISLSKINLTASAKCFKLVCDLEHVFNL; translated from the coding sequence ATGACTAATAATCTAGAATTACGACGGCCTATAAATGTAATACTAACAAATGCtcatatatatcaattatctcACAATAACACTGATAATACTAATAGGAATGGCAAACgttatttcaaaatatacaaaaatggtgttaataacaataaatacaatattgaAGACGAAGAAGATACTTTTAGCACTGAATTTAGGCcagatatattattttttagcTTACTAGCCTTGCAAGAttcaattgtaaatatgaaGAAACTTCTAAATGTGTTTATCATCACgaatgataaattagtcATTAGGgtatcaaatatattcagAATTCCTAgaacatataatttatttttaaaggtcataaatatgttatttaacTCAGAAAATCGTATTCTTAAGGCGTCTGAATCTGATGATATTTTGTTAGAAATTTTGCCTAAACCACTCAGTGATTATGTCACAAATGGGaccaatattaatattacaGATGAAGGATTTCTTGTCGATTTAAGaaagttattaatttctaaatCAGACGTTATAAACAATATCTCCTTTACATTTTACATCAATGCTGGACCAGATATGccatataatataattgcTGATGAATGTAAAATAGACGATTATCGCAATAAAAAATCGCTGTCAATAGAAGAACAAAAACTAATTAAGTTAATTAACGGCAGTGAATCAATTGTCaatgataatgaaaatagTGTAAACATATCATTGTCAAAAATCAATCTCACAGCTTCTGCCAAATGCTTTAAATTGGTATGTGATTTGGAAcatgtatttaatttgtaa
- a CDS encoding DHHC palmitoyltransferase (overlaps_old_locusTagID:BBM_III05675), with translation MGESKKSSSFHLKAINHKLTLGSLDNFNDCQFKYDTKILNAGLFFDKIIATFGCLILIGGPQVAIIVFYYIGYTNILGDVICILNISIFSLTIICFLKATFKSPGFIPRLPDSCTAYDAISGLYRKSQPLKYIEMPINGQLLKIKYCNTCNIYRPPRTVHCSSCGGCVERFDHHCPWIANCVGARNYTYFFIMLSLCSLSILLIMVLTCLMLSLSLSHTDNNDLVQWKTWFLFAFGLLYAIIEGWLIIGLLVFHWYILTKNYTTYDKIKNQYNDYNPFARSMWLNCITVLVNGCSMAAPFRRKRPPRNQQYDGGIFSPVAGYRLELNSSDSDDELNLSLASDKYIRNSHVSDELNPDIDRKKKKQGKTRDVFGLTN, from the exons ATGGGTGAAAGTAAAAAATCCTCATCATTTCATCTTAAAGCAATCAATCACAAGTTAACTCTTGGATCATTGGACAATTTTAACGATTGTCAATTCAAATATGATACCAAAATTCTGAATGCTGGCCTTTTTTTCGACAAAATCATAGCAACTTTTGgctgtttaattttaattggCGGTCCACAAGTCGCCATAATCGTATTTTACTATATTG gttATACGAATATTCTTGGAGATGTCATATGCATACTTAATATATCCATTTTTAGTTTAACTATAATTTGTTTCCTCAAGGCCACCTTCAAATCGCCCGGTTTTATACCCAGATTACCAGATTCATGCACTGCATACGATGCAATTTCTGGTCTCTATCGTAAATCCCAGCCTCTGAAATACATCGAAATGCCTATAAATGGGCAACTTTTAAAGATCAAATACTGCAATACATGTAACATTTATCGCCCACCACGCACAGTCCATTGTTCTTCTTGCGGTGGATGTGTTGAAAGATTCGATCACCATTGTCCATGGATAGCCAATTGCGTGGGCGCTAGAAATTATACCTATTTCTTCATTATGTTATCCCTTTGTAGCCTTTCGATATTGTTGATTATGGTACTAACATGTCTAATGTTGTCCTTATCACTTAGTCATActgataataatgatttggTACAGTGGAAAACTTGGTTTTTATTCGCGTTCGGCTTGCTTTACGCGATAATTGAGGGATGGCTTATAATTGGTCTACTAGTTTTTCACTGGTACATCTTGACGAAAAATTACACCACATACGATAAgattaaaaatcaatataacGATTATAATCCCTTCGCTCGTAGCATGTGGTTGAATTGTATTACAGTGCTTGTTAATGGATGCAGTATGGCAGCGCCTTTTAGACGCAAGAGACCCCCGCGTAATCAGCAATATGATGGAGGAATCTTTTCACCAGTGGCTGGGTACAGATTAGAATTGAATTCTAGCGATAGCGATGACGAATTAAACCTATCTCTCGCTAGTGACAAATATATTCGTAACAGCCATGTTTCGGATGAATTAAATCCTGATATTGACAGGAAAAAGAAGAAACAAGGTAAAACTAGGGACGTATTTGGATTgactaattaa
- a CDS encoding ubiquitin-like protein 5 (overlaps_old_locusTagID:BBM_III05670) — protein sequence MPETIEVILNDRLGRKISVKCNTDDTILDLKKLVAAQTGTRADKIRIQKWYNVYKDHITLADYEIKNGMGLELFYN from the exons atgcCTGAG ACTATAGAAGTTATATTGAATGATAGGTTGGGAAGGAAAATTAGCGTAAAATGTAATACTGATGATACGATACTTGATTTGAAGAAGTTGGTGGCAGCGCAAACTG GAACTAGGGCTGATAAAATTCGCATACAAAAGTGGTATAACGTATATAAAGATCATATCACTCTAGCAGATTATGAAATAAAGAATGGCATGGGCTTAGAGTTATTCTACAATTAG
- a CDS encoding hypothetical protein (overlaps_old_locusTagID:BBM_III05680), giving the protein MDIDSNLSCNSNLDVNIQYLSNDVGAAHVENVTESFYNEHTNVNCDPDTSDFTAYNDKERVDFIDNHILSSKINRGTHVNNYNVIRHTYYDEWMIKTVSWIAMNIGFKQIDISAIELLSSYTIKLIQDLGRRAQTLARIRSSECCNYIDTKTALQNTYPHFYNEIFIHAKFLSIKPMPTSISSGHYHTKSQPALLANPSFLYYECLLAAGDSIANVMSKSPKIIPKNDNKYSVPINIAQYIDTNINTGNSQEEIVDNCASNDSGSIGVYVAGGYSANDEPLYQKLVMSRRKFCHKHFPILPIECFRDNKGQSFDNEYSYLPDIGDSTQTIEKQKIVLQSELPLLQ; this is encoded by the coding sequence atggACATTGACAGTAACCTTTCATGTAATAGTAATTTAgatgtaaatattcaatatttatctaATGATGTAGGTGCTGCACATGTGGAAAATGTAACAGAATCGTTTTATAATGAACATACAAATGTTAATTGTGATCCTGATACATCTGATTTTACTGCATATAATGATAAAGAACGGGTTGATTTCATTGATAACCACATTTTATCCTCGAAAATTAATCGAGGAACTCACgtaaacaattataacGTAATTCGTCACACATACTACGATGAATGGATGATTAAAACTGTTTCATGGATTGCTATGAACATTGGctttaaacaaattgatatCTCTGCCATTGAACTACTAAGCTCATATACTATTAAACTTATTCAAGATCTTGGTAGACGAGCCCAAACATTGGCGCGAATTAGATCATCGGAGTGCTGTAACTATATTGACACTAAGACAGCTTTGCAAAATACTTATCCACATTTTTATAACgaaatttttatccatGCAAAATTTCTAAGTATTAAACCAATGCCCACTTCAATTTCATCGGGCCACTATCATACTAAATCGCAACCAGCTCTACTTGCTAATCCGTCTTTCCTCTACTATGAATGTCTACTAGCTGCGGGTGATTCTATTGCAAATGTTATGTCAAAAAGTCCTAAAATTATtccaaaaaatgataataaatacagCGTTCCAATCAATATTGCCCAATATATAGACACCAATATCAATACCGGCAATTCTCAGGaggaaattgttgataacTGCGCTTCTAACGATAGTGGATCGATAGGAGTTTATGTCGCTGGTGGATATAGTGCTAATGATGAACCTTTATACCAAAAGTTGGTTATGAGCAGGAGGAAATTCTGCCACAAACACTTTCCTATCCTGCCCATTGAATGCTTTAGAGACAACAAAGGTCAATCTTTTGATAATGAATATTCTTATCTTCCTGATATTGGCGATTCAACACAAACGATTGAAAAACAGAAAATTGTTTTACAATCCGAATTGCCGTTGTTGCAATGA
- a CDS encoding hypothetical protein (overlaps_old_locusTagID:BBM_III05665), translated as MIDFKRLFQFCKFAFDHRNFTSNPVHSITINQVLNANRLYYNEFTSYEISDHLSVIKGIFTNLIKCDNDFINDIIVKDKYINHTIDFVARGNDFDSTCQLINLICSFKIPIHDSTFLNLFNNLLSHYTILSPTSSFQNNKLFCAVNNAIKHCINTNKFGKGVILPVEDKLLEQIYFKLKQIISTLNVLHIIHQSVIYDIDDICTNLLSSIHLLVKFGFDFDYTSVVNLFVSDGLTPLSTNTLISILYSLLDINKDYKQLYGEICIALNYRLFVMDKSEEDLLLQILYMHRITQKYRQIEFIDSRVKLLPQILRRRFELYMKYDTINNLINPLSAVTTLFGYNKVIRKLILPKINKQSLISISPSQYTNLIKSLCKLNLSSSNKILSINIENTFTKQINNSQNLQDTCNNIVNVSKFLPQKKRKILLHGVNVLYNQLPNATLSACDINMVFLALDKIPNYAGNDTVVYSILNAIIKSKSGNITNYNVLSMVNCMIALKCISTCDTLDIKLSEIIYKQVIKKASNGLNNKQINLVLKSFLKHNRVSDGLLCIIVNDLEDNSDKLNAKIAINLMKLLDIVDKESKEQVVQLVSNYCDKNDVIISNNDIKILSNILDANNMDGIKTKLLV; from the exons atGATCGACTTTAAACGCctatttcaattttgtaaatttgcaTTTGATCACAGAAACTTTACATCTAATCCTGTACATTCAATCACTATAAATCAAGTATTAAATGCCAACAGATTGTATTACAATGAATTTACTAGTTATGAGATTTCTGATCATTTATCAGTGATAAAAGGTATATTTAcgaatttaataaaatgtgataatgattttattaatgatattattgtcAAAGATAAGTATATCAACCACACAATTGATTTTGTTGCTAGAGGAAATGATTTTGATTCAACGTGCCAgctaattaatttaatttgttcttTCAAAATTCCAATTCATGATTCTACTTTTTTGAATCTTTTTAACAATCTATTATCCCATTATACAATTCTATCACCTACATCTTCATTTCAGaacaacaaattattcTGCGCAGTTAATAATGCTATCAAACATTGTATCAatactaataaatttggaaaaggTGTTATTTTACCAGTTGAAGATAAATTGTTggaacaaatatattttaaattaaagCAAATTATCAGTACATTAAATGTGTTACACATAATACATCAATCCgtaatatatgatattgatgACATTTGCACTAATCTATTATCATCAATCCACttattggtaaaatttggaTTCGATTTTGATTATACTTCTGTAGTTAACTTGTTTGTTTCTGATGGATTAACTCCTCTATCAACAAACACTCttatttcaatattatattcttTATTAGACATCAATAAGGATTATAAACAACTCTACGGTGAAATATGTATAGCTCTAAACTACAGATTGTTTGTTATGGATAAATCTGAAGAGGATCTTTTATTGCAAATACTTTATATGCATAGGATAACCCAGAAATACCgtcaaattgaatttattgattcCAGAGTCAAATTATTACCTCAAATTCTCAGGAGAAG atttgaACTATATATGAAATATGATACCATTAATAACTTGATTAATCCATTATCAGCTGTGACAACCCTTTTTGGATACAATAAAGTTATTCGTAAATTAATACTGcctaaaattaataagcAATCATTAATTAGCATATCTCCAAGCCAATATACCAATTTGATTAAGTCATTGTGTAAGCTAAACTTGTCATCATCAAATAAGATATtgtcaataaatatagAGAACACATTTactaaacaaattaataactcACAAAATCTTCAGGATACATGCaataatatagttaatGTTTCTAAATTTTTACCCCAAAAAAAACGCAAGATCTTACTTCACGGAGTAAATGTATTGTATAATCAGCTACCAAATGCAACACTAAGTGCCtgtgatataaatatggTGTTTCTTGCATTAgataaaattccaaattatgCTGGTAATGATACTGTTGTTTACAGCATTTTGAATGCAATAATTAAATCTAAATCTGGAAATAttactaattataatgtgTTAAGCATGGTTAATTGCATGATAGCCCTTAAATGTATATCTACATGTGATACAttggatataaaattatccGAGATAATTTATAAGCAAGTCATTAAGAAGGCTAGTAATGGGTTGaacaataaacaaattaacttAGTATTGAAATCATTTCTCAAACACAATAGAGTGTCGGATGGATTGTTATGTATTATCGTTAATGATTTGGAGGATAATAGCGATAAATTGAATGCCAAAATAGCTATtaatttgatgaaattgctCGACATAGTTGATAAGGAATCTAAAGAACAAGTAGTACAGCTTGTTTCAAATTAttgcgataaaaatgatgttaTTATTAGCAATAATGACATCAAAATTCTGTCTAATATATTAGATGCAAATAATATGGATGGTATtaaaactaaattattagttTAA
- a CDS encoding hypothetical protein (overlaps_old_locusTagID:BBM_III05645;~overlaps_old_locusTagID:BBM_III05650): MVKNKHGFYSNGAKKNKYLQKKNMYYIIDQKSLSKYKKYVSSQQDCSEDQSDVNSGVAISSRRHTIVKPDIQIVSKFDHDSESIKNEQSDLSGNDSNSKHEPLQLNGVKPKKSISKWNKTRIEYQRAEADRISEIKAIKTLKRKLRKTRIQTTKLLTQKTKKGQPVMKNVIKHLLFKLHS, from the coding sequence ATGGTTAAGAATAAGCATGGCTTTTACTCCAATGGAGCTAAgaaaaataaatatctGCAAAAAAAAAAcatgtattatattatagaTCAAAAATCTCTTAGCAAATATAAGAAATATGTATCTAGCCAGCAAGATTGTAGTGAAGACCAATCAGATGTTAACAGTGGAGTTGCTATAAGTAGTAGGAGacatacaattgttaaaccagatatacaaattgtttccAAATTTGATCATGATTCAgaatcaattaaaaatgaacaATCTGATCTCAGTGGTAATGATAGCAATTCAAAACATGAACCATTGCAACTAAATGGTGTTAAACCTAAAAAAAGTATATCAAAATGGAATAAAACTAGGATTGAATATCAAAGAGCTGAGGCAGACCGGATTTCAGAGATTAAGGCGATTAAGACATTAAAAAGGAAGCTGCGGAAAACCCGTATACAAACCACGAAACTGCTAACTCAAAAGACTAAAAAGGGACAACCTGTAATGAAAAATGTGATTAAACATTTACtatttaaattacataGTTGA